In Saccharolobus solfataricus, a genomic segment contains:
- a CDS encoding CTP synthase, translated as MPNKYIVVTGGVLSSVGKGTLVASIGMLLKRRGYNVTAVKIDPYINVDAGTMNPYMHGEVFVTEDGAETDLDLGHYERFMDVNMTKYNNITAGKVYFEVIKKEREGKYLGQTVQIIPHVTDQIKDMIRYASKINNAEITLVEIGGTVGDIESLPFLEAVRQLKLEEGEDNVIFVHIALVEYLSVTGELKTKPLQHSVQELRRIGIQPDFIVGRATLPLDDETRRKIALFTNVKVDHIVSSYDVETSYEVPIILESQKLVSKILSRLKLEDRQVDLTDWISFVNNIKGINSKKTINIALVGKYTKLKDSYISIKEAIYHASAYIGVRPKLIWIESTDLESDTKNLNEILGNVNGIIVLPGFGSRGAEGKIKAIKYAREHNIPFLGICFGFQLSIVEFARDVLGLSEANSTEINPNTKDPVITLLDEQKNVTQLGGTMRLGAQKIILKEGTIAYQLYGKKVVYERHRHRYEVNPKYVDILEDAGLVVSGISENGLVEIIELPSNKFFVATQAHPEFKSRPTNPSPIYLGFIRAVASL; from the coding sequence GTGCCAAACAAGTACATAGTCGTTACAGGTGGAGTTTTGTCAAGTGTTGGTAAAGGTACGTTAGTTGCCTCTATTGGCATGCTACTCAAAAGAAGAGGATATAATGTAACTGCAGTAAAAATAGATCCATATATTAATGTCGATGCAGGTACAATGAATCCTTATATGCATGGTGAAGTATTTGTAACTGAGGATGGGGCCGAGACAGATTTAGATTTAGGTCATTATGAGAGATTTATGGATGTTAATATGACAAAGTACAATAATATAACAGCAGGCAAGGTATATTTCGAGGTTATAAAAAAGGAAAGAGAAGGTAAATATCTAGGTCAAACCGTACAAATTATTCCCCACGTTACGGATCAGATAAAGGATATGATAAGATATGCGAGTAAGATAAATAACGCAGAAATTACCTTAGTAGAAATAGGTGGCACGGTAGGTGATATAGAAAGCTTACCATTCCTAGAAGCTGTTAGGCAACTTAAACTAGAAGAAGGTGAGGATAATGTTATTTTTGTGCATATAGCTTTAGTAGAATATTTGTCTGTAACTGGAGAACTGAAAACGAAACCATTGCAGCATAGTGTACAAGAATTAAGAAGAATTGGAATACAACCAGATTTCATTGTAGGTAGAGCAACACTGCCCTTAGATGATGAAACCAGACGTAAAATTGCTCTGTTTACTAACGTTAAGGTAGATCATATAGTTTCTAGCTACGATGTAGAAACATCTTATGAAGTGCCCATTATCCTAGAAAGCCAGAAATTGGTTTCTAAGATACTTAGTAGGCTTAAATTAGAGGATAGACAAGTAGACTTGACAGATTGGATAAGCTTTGTCAATAATATAAAAGGAATTAATAGCAAAAAGACTATTAATATCGCATTAGTTGGAAAATATACAAAACTAAAGGATAGTTATATTAGTATCAAGGAAGCAATTTATCATGCTTCAGCCTATATAGGAGTAAGGCCTAAACTTATATGGATAGAATCAACTGATCTAGAAAGTGATACCAAGAATTTAAATGAGATCTTAGGAAATGTAAATGGAATAATAGTTTTACCTGGATTTGGAAGTAGAGGAGCTGAAGGTAAAATTAAGGCTATAAAGTACGCTAGAGAACATAATATACCATTCTTGGGTATATGCTTCGGTTTTCAATTATCTATTGTTGAATTTGCTAGAGATGTTTTAGGTCTGAGTGAAGCCAATTCAACTGAAATTAATCCAAATACTAAAGATCCGGTTATCACACTGCTAGACGAACAAAAAAATGTAACTCAACTTGGAGGGACTATGAGACTAGGGGCTCAGAAGATTATATTAAAAGAAGGAACGATTGCCTATCAACTATATGGTAAAAAGGTCGTATATGAAAGGCATAGGCATAGATATGAAGTAAATCCTAAATATGTAGATATACTAGAAGATGCAGGATTAGTAGTTTCTGGTATCAGTGAAAATGGATTGGTTGAAATTATAGAATTGCCATCTAATAAGTTCTTCGTAGCTACCCAAGCTCATCCAGAATTCAAGAGTAGGCCAACGAATCCATCTCCGATATATTTAGGGTTCATTAGAGCTGTTGCTAGTCTTTAA
- a CDS encoding orotidine 5'-phosphate decarboxylase / HUMPS family protein, with protein sequence MREVLLEKLRTEKFLQIALDFIDINDAIKVVNEVKDLENEIIEIGTPLLKSFGIEGIRKIKSLVPDKIIVADTKTADAGDVEVEIAKLGGAHIMTVLGIMDDSTIYSAVKKARELDILVQADLINVKNVYERSKELKQLGVDIIGFHVGLDVQKSRGISVADLKNEIRKVSELNLIISIAGGLNKDRILELIDLPVSIYVVGGAITRSKEPKNVSKEIVNILKGR encoded by the coding sequence ATGAGAGAGGTACTACTTGAAAAACTTCGTACTGAAAAATTTTTACAGATAGCTTTAGATTTTATAGATATCAATGATGCAATAAAAGTGGTTAATGAAGTCAAAGATCTAGAAAATGAAATCATTGAAATAGGAACACCACTACTAAAATCATTCGGGATAGAAGGAATAAGAAAAATAAAATCATTAGTTCCAGATAAAATAATTGTAGCTGATACTAAAACTGCAGATGCAGGAGATGTTGAGGTTGAAATAGCTAAACTAGGCGGAGCTCATATAATGACGGTTTTAGGAATAATGGATGATTCAACTATTTATTCAGCTGTAAAAAAAGCTAGGGAATTAGATATACTAGTCCAAGCTGACTTAATTAATGTTAAAAACGTATATGAAAGATCAAAGGAGCTTAAGCAATTAGGAGTAGATATTATAGGTTTCCATGTTGGTTTAGATGTACAAAAGAGTAGAGGCATAAGTGTAGCTGATTTAAAGAATGAGATACGAAAGGTGTCTGAGCTAAACTTAATAATATCAATAGCTGGAGGCTTAAATAAAGATAGAATTTTAGAACTCATAGATCTGCCAGTAAGCATATATGTAGTAGGAGGAGCGATAACTAGAAGTAAAGAGCCTAAGAACGTATCTAAAGAGATAGTTAACATATTAAAGGGTAGATAA
- a CDS encoding DUF1411 domain-containing protein has product MSQPGQQKSKDVKMVSKQVISTNIINEDKRKLQLLYIIRQIGKLTEKSIIMLLYELKQKGIDLGYQFNVIGNNVFSLMAKEDLTSLLYLGLVENDPVTKKISISNNGIEILDKTQIDDDFKNKLAQALNEIKTKILAYDEEYNLKIKNEMKLRRR; this is encoded by the coding sequence TTGTCACAACCAGGTCAACAGAAGTCTAAGGATGTAAAGATGGTATCTAAACAAGTTATAAGTACGAATATAATAAACGAGGATAAAAGAAAATTACAGTTATTGTATATAATAAGACAAATAGGAAAATTAACCGAAAAATCAATAATAATGCTGTTGTACGAATTGAAACAAAAAGGTATTGATCTAGGATATCAATTCAATGTAATAGGAAATAACGTATTCAGTTTAATGGCAAAAGAGGATCTAACTTCGCTCTTATATCTAGGGCTGGTAGAAAATGACCCCGTAACTAAGAAGATAAGCATTTCGAATAACGGTATAGAGATATTAGATAAAACTCAAATAGACGACGACTTCAAAAATAAACTAGCTCAAGCTCTAAATGAAATAAAAACAAAAATACTCGCTTATGACGAAGAATATAACTTGAAGATAAAAAACGAGATGAAATTAAGAAGGAGGTAA
- a CDS encoding DUF2153 domain-containing protein, protein MESSFIGNLDEWIKLQKNLLTTLKDMEKKEKTEDMDRLDLILASRTAFQHMMRTLKAFDQWLQDPMVIKHMPREMLEDVKNTSWELLQRLLELDIRHTSQFREMISKMSKEGKLDPLIWTRPVTEEHPERERRGPLSTI, encoded by the coding sequence ATGGAAAGTTCATTTATAGGAAATTTAGATGAATGGATAAAGTTGCAAAAGAATTTATTGACGACTTTAAAAGATATGGAGAAAAAGGAGAAGACTGAGGACATGGATAGATTGGACTTAATATTAGCATCTAGAACTGCATTCCAGCATATGATGAGAACATTAAAGGCCTTTGATCAATGGCTACAAGATCCAATGGTTATAAAGCATATGCCTAGAGAGATGTTAGAGGATGTAAAGAATACCAGTTGGGAATTGCTTCAGAGACTATTAGAGTTAGATATTAGACATACGAGCCAATTTAGGGAAATGATATCGAAAATGAGCAAAGAAGGTAAGCTAGATCCATTAATATGGACAAGACCTGTAACTGAAGAGCATCCAGAAAGAGAAAGAAGAGGTCCATTATCCACGATTTAA
- a CDS encoding Trm112 family protein gives MKYRLMDLLACPMCKHFPLKLLVFSEREIDRKLSQEDKKPLCELYCTYKSAFTKDLDSLPPCEECIRHEIEEGMLYCESCNRWYPIIDEIPRMLPDKLRKEEDDIKFLEKYKDKIPKSILTNGVPFRLK, from the coding sequence ATGAAATATAGGCTTATGGATTTGCTTGCGTGCCCTATGTGTAAACACTTTCCGCTTAAACTTTTAGTTTTCTCAGAAAGGGAAATAGATAGAAAATTGAGCCAAGAAGATAAGAAACCTTTGTGTGAATTATATTGTACATATAAATCTGCGTTTACTAAGGATTTAGATTCTCTACCTCCTTGTGAGGAATGTATTAGGCATGAAATAGAAGAAGGTATGCTTTATTGTGAATCTTGTAATAGATGGTATCCAATAATTGACGAAATTCCAAGAATGTTACCAGATAAACTGAGAAAAGAAGAGGACGACATTAAATTTTTGGAGAAATATAAAGACAAGATTCCGAAGTCCATACTAACTAATGGTGTTCCTTTTCGTTTAAAATGA
- the glmM gene encoding phosphoglucosamine mutase: MGKLFGTDGIRGVTNTELQPEFALKIGKAIGTYFGKGARILIGRDVRAGGDMLLKAVESGLLSSGVLVYEAGMAPTPAFQYGVKALGYDGGVIITASHNPAEYNGIKVLSPHGIEISREDEDKIEDIYFNSRFHVVEWNGLVNDVKREDKVIETYLRGILSHVDTEKIKSKKYKVLIDPANSVGTLVTPIVARELGCKVFTINGNLDPLFSARTPEPTFESLTESAKVAKQLGVDLAVAHDGDADRAIFIDSMGRVQWGDRSGTLLSYWASVKAPNLPRRIFTAVSSSSLVEEYLKKYNIEVKWTKVGSIDIAHMLFKEKGVAGFEENGGFMYPPHQTVRDGAMSFALMLDMMASENESSAELFNRLPVYYLVKTKVRVTEKSDIKKIYDEVMNKYGNYGNTVTIDGVKIIGSDFWLLVRKSGTEPIIRILVEAKDENKSKELAKELEKLVSELV; this comes from the coding sequence ATGGGTAAGTTGTTTGGAACTGATGGAATAAGAGGAGTTACCAATACTGAATTACAACCAGAGTTTGCGTTAAAGATTGGAAAAGCTATAGGAACATATTTTGGTAAAGGTGCTAGAATTCTAATAGGTAGGGATGTAAGAGCAGGAGGAGATATGCTACTTAAAGCTGTTGAGAGTGGATTGTTAAGTAGTGGTGTACTGGTTTATGAAGCAGGGATGGCTCCTACTCCAGCTTTCCAATATGGTGTGAAGGCTTTAGGATATGACGGTGGTGTTATAATAACTGCCAGTCATAATCCAGCTGAATATAATGGTATCAAAGTCCTTTCTCCACACGGTATTGAGATATCTAGAGAAGATGAGGATAAGATAGAAGATATATACTTTAATAGCAGGTTTCATGTGGTAGAGTGGAATGGTTTAGTAAACGATGTGAAAAGAGAAGACAAGGTTATTGAGACTTATTTAAGAGGTATTCTCTCTCATGTTGATACTGAAAAAATTAAGAGTAAAAAGTATAAAGTTCTCATAGATCCTGCTAATAGTGTAGGTACATTAGTAACGCCCATTGTTGCAAGGGAGTTGGGATGTAAAGTTTTTACTATTAATGGGAATTTAGATCCTTTATTTTCAGCTAGAACTCCTGAACCTACTTTCGAGAGCCTTACCGAATCCGCAAAAGTTGCTAAACAATTAGGAGTTGATTTAGCAGTGGCTCATGATGGTGATGCAGATAGGGCAATTTTTATAGATTCCATGGGTAGGGTCCAATGGGGTGATAGGAGCGGTACTCTATTATCATATTGGGCCTCGGTTAAAGCTCCAAATTTACCTAGACGCATATTTACTGCAGTTTCTAGCTCTAGCTTGGTTGAGGAGTATCTGAAAAAGTATAATATAGAGGTTAAGTGGACTAAGGTAGGTAGCATAGATATTGCGCATATGTTATTTAAAGAAAAAGGAGTAGCTGGATTTGAGGAAAATGGTGGGTTCATGTATCCCCCTCATCAGACGGTAAGAGATGGCGCAATGTCGTTCGCCTTAATGCTGGATATGATGGCATCTGAGAACGAAAGTTCTGCTGAGCTATTTAATAGACTCCCCGTTTATTATTTGGTAAAAACGAAAGTTAGAGTTACGGAAAAGAGTGATATAAAGAAGATTTATGATGAAGTAATGAATAAGTACGGAAATTACGGGAATACTGTTACAATAGATGGTGTTAAGATTATAGGTAGTGATTTCTGGCTCTTGGTTAGGAAAAGTGGTACGGAGCCGATAATAAGAATACTAGTTGAGGCAAAAGATGAGAATAAATCTAAAGAATTAGCTAAAGAATTGGAAAAGTTAGTGAGTGAACTAGTATGA
- the coaBC gene encoding bifunctional phosphopantothenoylcysteine decarboxylase/phosphopantothenate--cysteine ligase CoaBC has product MHTYMTHPSKKIIGSISNELADKKILLAVTGSVAIYKSLDLARSLMRNGAEVSVIISKDAAKLISPEMFKWATGNNVVTKLTGDLEHVSLAEDNDVMIVAPSTANTMVKIAYGIADTPITATALNFVGMKKPLIIVPSMHLQMYISPQVADAADRLKRIGVEVIEPEIVGDLAHYPKLEYLTSRITSYVLRGKDLSGFNILATAGPTREYLDSVRFISNPSSGTMGISIANEAYFRGAKVRVICGPISSKIEPYVKDIVYVETTEEMLNEVVKSIENGKFNVVILAGAPADYKFKNKSDTKIDSHTEIPKVELERTPKISEYIRKYNVLLVGFSAETVNSDEELIEKAKIKMRRHGFDLIVANNVRRKDIGFSSEYNEVIVIDKNGDVRKIPKNFKTVIARKILDIVKEQLRR; this is encoded by the coding sequence ATGCACACATACATGACGCATCCTTCAAAGAAGATAATTGGGAGCATAAGTAATGAACTAGCTGATAAGAAGATACTATTAGCAGTAACTGGGAGCGTCGCAATATATAAGTCATTAGATTTAGCCAGAAGTTTAATGAGGAACGGTGCAGAAGTGAGTGTCATTATAAGTAAAGACGCTGCCAAGCTAATTTCCCCAGAGATGTTTAAGTGGGCTACTGGAAATAATGTAGTTACTAAGCTTACTGGTGACTTAGAGCATGTTTCATTGGCAGAAGACAATGACGTAATGATCGTAGCTCCATCTACTGCAAATACTATGGTAAAGATAGCTTATGGAATAGCTGATACACCAATAACGGCTACTGCGCTGAATTTCGTTGGGATGAAAAAGCCCTTAATTATAGTTCCTTCAATGCATTTACAAATGTATATTTCACCTCAAGTTGCAGATGCAGCAGATAGGTTAAAAAGGATAGGAGTAGAGGTAATAGAACCAGAGATAGTTGGAGATTTAGCACACTATCCTAAGTTAGAATACTTAACCAGTAGAATAACCTCATATGTTTTAAGAGGGAAAGACTTATCTGGGTTTAATATATTAGCTACTGCTGGGCCTACACGTGAGTATTTAGATTCTGTTAGATTTATTTCAAATCCAAGTAGCGGAACTATGGGTATATCTATTGCGAATGAGGCGTATTTCAGAGGAGCTAAAGTTAGAGTTATTTGTGGACCTATAAGTTCTAAGATAGAACCTTATGTTAAGGATATAGTGTATGTAGAGACAACTGAGGAGATGCTAAATGAAGTTGTAAAAAGTATAGAAAATGGTAAGTTTAATGTTGTAATTTTAGCTGGAGCGCCTGCTGATTACAAGTTTAAAAATAAATCTGACACTAAAATAGACAGTCATACAGAAATACCTAAAGTTGAATTAGAAAGAACACCGAAAATTTCTGAATACATTAGGAAGTATAATGTATTGCTAGTAGGTTTTTCCGCAGAGACTGTAAATTCTGATGAAGAGCTGATTGAGAAAGCTAAAATCAAAATGAGGAGACACGGGTTTGATTTAATCGTAGCTAATAATGTGAGAAGAAAGGATATAGGATTTTCGTCTGAATATAATGAGGTTATAGTTATAGATAAGAATGGTGATGTAAGGAAAATACCAAAGAATTTTAAGACGGTAATAGCGAGAAAGATATTGGATATAGTAAAGGAGCAATTAAGAAGATGA
- the rimI gene encoding ribosomal protein S18-alanine N-acetyltransferase: MELAEKDKGRDFTLRNARMDDIDQIIKINRLTLPENYPYYFFVEHLKEYGLAFFVAIVDNSVVGYIMPRIEWGFSNIKQLPSLVRKGHVVSIAVLEEYRRKGIATTLLEASMKSMKNDYNAEEIYLEVRVSNYPAIALYEKLNFKKVKVLKGYYADGEDAYLMARPL, from the coding sequence ATGGAGCTCGCTGAAAAAGATAAAGGAAGAGATTTCACACTAAGAAACGCAAGAATGGATGATATAGACCAAATAATAAAAATAAATAGGCTAACATTACCTGAAAATTATCCATATTATTTTTTTGTTGAACACTTAAAGGAATATGGCCTAGCATTTTTCGTAGCTATAGTTGATAATAGCGTAGTAGGATACATAATGCCTAGAATAGAATGGGGATTCAGCAACATTAAACAATTACCCTCGTTAGTCAGAAAAGGACATGTGGTTTCAATAGCAGTATTAGAAGAATATAGAAGAAAAGGAATAGCTACTACATTATTAGAAGCCTCGATGAAGAGCATGAAAAATGACTATAATGCTGAGGAAATATATTTAGAAGTAAGAGTCAGTAATTATCCCGCAATAGCCCTATATGAGAAACTGAACTTTAAAAAAGTTAAAGTACTAAAAGGTTATTATGCTGATGGGGAAGACGCATATCTTATGGCAAGACCACTCTAG
- a CDS encoding metallophosphoesterase family protein produces MSGMVRKVILIAGFQCNLDLINFVNELDADLFVGLGDIECPQFIRGFIGITGDMEDVSVLKYLKSTGKYLNKYLNISSDFSTDIVISHYPPKGSITGIINGVRVGSQEVLAKVLSNQPRILLHAHSEVQKEYYINNTRVISIGNFSMGYYGEYYPEQGEVKLARVVLP; encoded by the coding sequence ATGAGTGGTATGGTAAGAAAGGTAATCCTCATAGCGGGTTTTCAGTGTAATTTAGATCTTATAAATTTTGTAAACGAGCTCGATGCTGATCTTTTCGTGGGGTTAGGGGATATAGAGTGTCCTCAGTTTATAAGAGGGTTTATAGGTATAACTGGGGATATGGAGGATGTTTCAGTACTAAAATACTTGAAGAGCACTGGTAAATATCTCAATAAGTATTTAAATATCTCTTCAGACTTCTCTACAGATATCGTTATTTCACACTATCCTCCGAAAGGCTCAATTACTGGAATTATAAATGGTGTTAGAGTTGGTTCTCAAGAGGTTCTAGCTAAGGTATTATCTAATCAGCCTAGGATTCTTTTGCATGCGCATTCCGAGGTTCAGAAAGAGTATTATATAAATAATACCAGAGTGATATCTATTGGTAATTTCAGTATGGGGTATTATGGTGAATATTATCCCGAACAAGGCGAAGTAAAACTGGCTAGAGTGGTCTTGCCATAA
- a CDS encoding triphosphoribosyl-dephospho-CoA synthase, which translates to MLEGLLDLCNDVSYILSQASIIESYIFKPGNASRSQDLVNVKYIDIVKSALISSTYYKELCIRGFRGISRIYDTLVELVTRSNKFGFEYQLFGTYLLIAPFAYEAAKINNVFELRKKAAKLLRSLGALETRWFLDALKELNLKYLGKLSSMDYREIENIDFFTLMEFSSKYDIVALNMVNDYSITFAAYKVIKEGLCGLERDVQRAFLYILSNYPDTLIYKKYGAHAALEASKVARLVFSGDCPSSNELEWLNKYLINNNFNPGSTADLIASALAIYYLDEWYGKKGNPHSGFSV; encoded by the coding sequence ATGTTAGAGGGTTTATTAGACCTTTGTAATGATGTCTCTTACATTTTATCTCAAGCCTCAATAATAGAATCTTATATTTTTAAACCCGGTAATGCAAGTAGATCCCAAGATCTTGTAAATGTGAAATACATTGATATAGTGAAAAGTGCATTAATTTCTTCTACGTATTATAAAGAATTATGCATAAGGGGATTTAGAGGGATTAGTAGAATTTATGATACGTTAGTAGAATTGGTAACTCGTTCTAATAAATTTGGATTCGAATACCAGTTGTTTGGTACTTATCTTTTAATTGCGCCCTTCGCATATGAGGCTGCTAAGATTAATAATGTTTTTGAATTGAGGAAAAAGGCTGCTAAACTTCTAAGGAGTTTAGGAGCTCTCGAGACTAGATGGTTTCTCGATGCATTAAAGGAGTTAAATTTGAAATATTTAGGTAAATTAAGTTCAATGGATTATAGAGAAATAGAGAATATTGATTTTTTTACGCTTATGGAGTTTTCATCGAAATATGATATAGTAGCACTTAATATGGTTAATGATTATTCGATAACTTTTGCTGCATATAAAGTTATAAAGGAAGGTTTATGTGGACTTGAAAGAGATGTGCAAAGAGCGTTTTTATACATACTTTCAAACTACCCGGATACTTTAATTTATAAGAAGTATGGAGCTCACGCTGCATTAGAAGCATCTAAGGTTGCTAGGTTAGTTTTCTCTGGCGATTGCCCATCTTCTAATGAGTTAGAATGGCTTAATAAGTATCTGATTAACAACAATTTTAATCCAGGGTCAACAGCCGATCTTATAGCCTCAGCGTTGGCTATATATTATCTAGATGAGTGGTATGGTAAGAAAGGTAATCCTCATAGCGGGTTTTCAGTGTAA
- a CDS encoding nucleotidyltransferase, translating to MGRDYFLDRDIIIDKEGNVYTVLTNYNPPGYVFAYLKYVYTGKGIWNGYERIFKKYGVHNLIKINQRFNFESCYDASFPIVLLSNISRHLKPEERLREILKKSVSDSIIYALISFIEEYVRVNDIGVTGSILLGNYHSNSDIDIIIYGRKSALDFIESFDGFEKDSEWIIEANENYGINFSSLLYDNRRRGIYRGIKISVLFADDKPWRYCNDICKKIGKVKFKAHISGDYEALIYPSVAYVLDNNEYNVSKIVSYEGIFSSALFGKRQVEVEGLLMSCEKENVVIIGDKDVRGFIRPL from the coding sequence ATGGGACGAGATTATTTCTTGGATAGAGACATTATAATTGATAAAGAGGGTAACGTGTATACTGTTTTAACCAATTATAATCCCCCTGGTTATGTTTTTGCCTATTTAAAATATGTTTATACCGGCAAAGGTATTTGGAATGGATATGAGAGGATATTTAAGAAGTATGGTGTTCATAATCTAATCAAGATTAATCAACGGTTTAATTTTGAGAGTTGCTATGATGCATCTTTTCCTATAGTTCTTCTATCTAATATTTCTAGACATTTAAAGCCTGAAGAAAGATTACGAGAGATATTAAAGAAGAGTGTCAGTGATAGTATAATTTATGCTCTTATCAGTTTTATAGAAGAATATGTAAGAGTTAACGATATAGGTGTTACTGGATCTATTTTACTAGGTAATTATCACAGCAATTCTGATATTGATATAATAATATATGGGCGTAAGAGTGCATTAGATTTCATTGAATCTTTTGATGGATTTGAAAAAGATTCTGAATGGATTATCGAGGCTAATGAGAATTACGGTATAAATTTCTCAAGTTTACTGTATGATAATAGGAGACGAGGGATATATAGGGGTATAAAGATCTCTGTACTTTTTGCCGATGATAAACCTTGGAGATATTGTAACGATATTTGTAAAAAAATAGGTAAGGTAAAATTTAAAGCTCATATTTCGGGGGATTACGAAGCTTTAATTTATCCTTCTGTTGCATACGTTTTAGATAATAATGAATATAATGTTTCTAAGATAGTGAGTTATGAGGGTATTTTTTCATCAGCTTTATTTGGAAAGAGACAAGTTGAGGTTGAGGGTTTATTAATGAGCTGTGAGAAGGAGAACGTTGTAATTATCGGTGACAAAGATGTTAGAGGGTTTATTAGACCTTTGTAA
- a CDS encoding DUF1464 family protein, with product MIYVGIDPGSETYAFAFVDELGNLIKYFEICTDLVEKSSIFLAKLIADYRPMAVALPSGHGLPFYNIRNINNREIFILTLKDPLSHGPLRDFLLASKQYLSFYNSFTIPSVIELNSLPNDRKVNVIDKGTADKVASTFFYRVYLKLDNFILVEMGRRFTAIVIVINGKIVDGYGGTYLSGLDGEIAYLLHKYSRIDKSTVYNVGRNLELTRIIVEWYSDKYKLPIIVSGYNKNYLEIGKKYDFKFKEAAVGAAFIANAYSGGLLRHYISMLDSSGTPISFVRLKEWDEIISWIETL from the coding sequence ATGATTTATGTTGGTATCGATCCAGGTAGTGAGACTTATGCTTTCGCCTTTGTTGATGAACTAGGGAATTTGATCAAATATTTTGAAATATGTACAGATCTAGTAGAGAAAAGCTCTATATTTTTAGCCAAACTAATAGCCGATTATAGACCTATGGCAGTGGCTTTGCCTTCTGGTCATGGTCTACCTTTCTACAATATTAGAAATATTAACAATCGAGAAATATTTATCCTTACGTTAAAAGATCCATTATCTCATGGCCCTTTAAGAGATTTCTTACTAGCTTCAAAACAATATTTGTCTTTTTATAATTCTTTTACGATTCCCTCAGTTATTGAACTAAATAGTCTACCTAATGATAGGAAGGTAAATGTTATTGATAAGGGCACTGCAGATAAGGTTGCTTCTACATTTTTCTATAGGGTTTATCTTAAACTAGATAATTTTATTCTAGTTGAAATGGGAAGAAGATTTACTGCAATTGTTATCGTTATTAACGGTAAGATAGTTGATGGTTATGGCGGAACCTATTTATCTGGTTTAGATGGAGAAATAGCTTATCTTCTTCATAAATATTCTAGGATAGATAAGTCAACTGTTTATAATGTTGGTAGGAATTTAGAGCTTACCAGAATTATAGTGGAATGGTATAGTGATAAGTATAAGTTGCCGATTATAGTATCTGGATATAATAAGAACTATTTGGAGATTGGTAAGAAATATGATTTTAAGTTTAAGGAAGCAGCAGTCGGTGCGGCATTTATCGCTAATGCGTATTCTGGTGGGCTTCTACGTCATTATATTAGTATGTTGGATAGTAGTGGGACTCCAATCTCGTTTGTGAGGTTGAAAGAATGGGACGAGATTATTTCTTGGATAGAGACATTATAA
- the rpsJ gene encoding 30S ribosomal protein S10, translated as MPTKARIRLWSTNVENLNYVITQIRGIVEKTGIEMRGPIPLPTSKLEVPIMRLPHGEGRKKWEKWEMRVHKRLIDIAADERVMRQLMRVRVPEDVYIEIQLI; from the coding sequence ATGCCTACAAAAGCTAGAATTCGATTATGGAGTACTAACGTTGAGAATTTAAATTATGTTATAACGCAAATAAGGGGTATCGTTGAGAAAACAGGGATAGAAATGAGAGGTCCAATTCCATTGCCAACTAGCAAACTAGAAGTTCCGATTATGAGACTTCCTCATGGAGAAGGAAGGAAAAAGTGGGAAAAATGGGAAATGAGGGTACATAAAAGATTAATAGATATTGCAGCAGATGAACGTGTGATGAGACAGCTAATGCGAGTGAGAGTACCCGAGGACGTTTACATTGAGATACAATTGATATAA